Proteins found in one Salinibacter grassmerensis genomic segment:
- a CDS encoding FAD-dependent oxidoreductase: MFSASERQDPHGSSRRRFLQQLTVGAGAAGLGLYVPRAWAASDPTSIPQAPLSPTSAPQDVIVVGAGLAGLAAAWELGEAGHEVTVLEARTRPGGRVQTLRDPFAPGLHAEVGAAGFSKTYAEANRYIDELELERAEWAQPDLPKLYHLKGERFAAGPNEQPDWPYDLTEEEQNLGPVGIMKKYLFGTLPKAIAKPQSWNEPPLAGLDKMTLGEYMREQGASEGATHLIRDTQWFGSAVGTSSALSSAVSDFGLFMGGAPFVLEGGNDRLPEAMARRLGRHVRYGVEAQALRDTGQGVEVQAKQGGRPVSLQADQAICTVPAPVMQGLQVEPQLRSEKQAALRDLPYARVLRVQFQVQQGFWHEDGVTGSAYTDLPVGRIDRQPYSDAGGPDQRSVLEAFISGVVAEQLAGRPNAQITEVALDQIEKLHPRIREFQEGGVVKSWSEDPYALGAWSWPGPGDVTGHLEALQRPHGRIHFAGEHTSVLRATMEGALRSGIRAAAEVNEA; the protein is encoded by the coding sequence CCACGGCTCCTCCCGGCGCCGCTTTCTTCAGCAGCTCACGGTCGGGGCCGGGGCGGCGGGCCTCGGGCTGTATGTGCCCAGGGCGTGGGCCGCCTCCGATCCGACCTCCATCCCACAGGCGCCGCTATCTCCGACGTCGGCACCCCAGGACGTGATCGTCGTCGGGGCGGGCCTTGCTGGGCTAGCCGCTGCCTGGGAGCTCGGCGAGGCGGGCCACGAGGTGACAGTCCTGGAGGCGAGGACCCGCCCTGGCGGCCGGGTCCAAACGCTCCGAGACCCGTTCGCTCCTGGCCTCCACGCGGAGGTTGGGGCCGCAGGCTTCTCGAAGACGTACGCCGAGGCGAATCGGTACATCGACGAGCTGGAGCTGGAACGGGCCGAGTGGGCCCAGCCGGACCTCCCGAAGCTTTATCACCTGAAGGGAGAGCGCTTTGCGGCTGGCCCGAATGAGCAGCCCGACTGGCCCTACGACCTGACCGAAGAGGAGCAGAATCTGGGCCCGGTGGGGATCATGAAAAAGTATCTCTTCGGGACGTTGCCAAAAGCAATCGCCAAGCCCCAGAGCTGGAACGAGCCGCCCCTCGCGGGTCTCGACAAGATGACCCTGGGCGAGTACATGCGCGAGCAGGGCGCAAGCGAAGGAGCTACTCACCTGATCCGCGACACCCAGTGGTTTGGCTCCGCAGTAGGGACCAGTTCGGCTCTCTCCTCGGCGGTGTCTGACTTTGGGCTGTTTATGGGCGGGGCGCCCTTCGTTTTAGAGGGCGGCAACGACCGCCTGCCGGAGGCAATGGCCCGTCGGCTCGGCCGGCATGTCCGCTATGGCGTGGAGGCCCAGGCCCTACGGGACACAGGGCAGGGAGTCGAAGTCCAGGCCAAGCAGGGAGGCCGCCCTGTAAGCCTTCAAGCCGATCAGGCGATTTGCACCGTTCCGGCGCCTGTGATGCAGGGCCTACAGGTGGAGCCGCAGCTGCGCAGCGAGAAGCAGGCTGCTCTCAGGGACTTGCCCTACGCCCGAGTGCTCCGGGTACAGTTCCAGGTCCAGCAGGGATTTTGGCACGAGGACGGGGTTACCGGGTCGGCGTATACCGATCTTCCGGTCGGCCGCATCGACCGGCAGCCCTATTCGGACGCTGGGGGCCCCGATCAGCGTTCCGTTTTAGAGGCGTTCATCAGCGGGGTGGTGGCCGAGCAGCTGGCCGGTCGGCCCAACGCGCAGATCACGGAGGTAGCACTTGACCAGATAGAAAAGCTCCATCCCCGGATCCGCGAGTTTCAGGAGGGAGGGGTTGTGAAGTCTTGGAGCGAGGATCCTTATGCCCTCGGGGCATGGTCGTGGCCGGGCCCTGGTGACGTGACCGGGCACCTTGAGGCGCTTCAGCGGCCACACGGGCGGATTCACTTTGCCGGCGAGCACACCTCGGTGCTTCGCGCGACGATGGAGGGGGCGCTGCGATCGGGCATCCGGGCCGCAGCGGAAGTGAACGAGGCGTAG